The segment ACCTGGCAGATCGACCCCAAGCTGGCGGTGGCTGCGGCTTACTGAACGGCACGCAGCGTGGCTACTCTCCACCAGACCCCAAAGGACAACCCCATGAAGCACCTTTCGACTCTGGCCGCGCTGCTGATCACAGCGGCTTCCTTCGCGGCACCACTCACCGGCGCTATGGCTGCCGACGCGCCGGCCAAGCTCGCCAACGGCGCGCTGGTCGACGCCAAGGGCATGACGCTCTACACCTTCGACAAGGACGTGGCAGGCAGCGGCAAGAGCACCTGCAACGGCGGCTGCGCCGCGCTGTGGCCGCCCGCGATGGCCGCCGCCAGCGACCAACCCGCCGGTGCATACACGATCGTCATGCGCGACGACGGTGCGCGCCAGTGGGCCTACAAGGGCAAGCCGGTCTACACCTACCAGGCCGACCAGAAGCCCGGCGACCGCGCCGGCGACAACTTCAAAGACGTCTGGCACATCATCAAGGAATGACATTTGCTGTAGACTTCCGTCCAGTCCCTCAGGCCACGACCCCCCGATGCAAGACGACGCAAGCCTGCTGAGCTGGGTGCCGCGCCTGCGCCGCTATTCGCGCGCGCTGGTGAACAACCGTGACGACGCCGACGATCTGGTGCAGGACACGCTGGAGCGGGCCTGGGCCAAGTCGAACCTGTGGGGCGGCGTGGCCGACATGCGCGCCTGGCTCTTCAGCATCATGCACAACCTGCACGTCGATGGCGTGCGCCGTCCCAGGCTGCACACCGTGACCATGGACGACGACACGCCCGAAGTGCCGGTGGCGCCGACACAAACCGACAGGCTGGCTGTACTGGATCTGCAGGCTGCACTGGACTTGCTGCCCGTCGAGCAGAAGGAAGTGCTTCTTCTGGTGACGCTGGAAGACATGGCCTATGCCGATGTGGCGCAGGCCCTGGGTATCCCCATCGGCACCGTGATGTCGCGCCTGTCGCGAGGCCGTGAGCGCCTGCGCGGCCTGATGGAAGGCCGCGCAGAACCGGTGCGGCTGAAAGTCGTCAAATGAATGTATTGCGAATCAACCCATGAATACCGACCGTCCGCCACCGTCCATTCCCCCGGTCACCGAGGCCGACCTGCATGCGTTCGTTGATGGCCGCCTGCCCGCTGAGCGCCAGGTCGAGATCGCCGCTTATCTGGCCGCACGCCCTGAAGACGCGCAGCGCCTGGAGGCCTACCGGGCGCAGAAGCGCGAACTGCACGCCTTGTTCGATCCCGTGCTGGATGAACAGCCGCCGCAGCGCCTGCTGAAATCGGCGCGCCCGCGCGCCGTGCCGCAGACGCCTTGGTACCTCCAGCGCCTGGCCGCTGGGATCGCCATCGCCGTCATCAGCGGCGCGACTGGCTGGGGCTTGCGGGGCGGCCTGCCCGCGGGGGGCGACGATGCCGGCCGCATGGCCGCCGCGGCACCCGCCGAGCGCGGCCTGACGCTGGCGTCAGCGGGCGGCTTCGCGCAGCGCGCGGCGGTGGCTCACGCGGTATACAGTCCCGACGCGCGCCGCCCGGTCGAGGTGGACGCGGCGCACGAGGACCAGTTGGTGGCATGGCTGTCCAAGCGCATGGGCGCGCCGATGAAGCCGCCGCACCTGCAGGCCCAGGGCTACACGCTGGAAGGCGGGCGCCTGTTGCCGGGTGGCCAGGGGCCGGTTGCGCAGTTCATGTACCGCAACGAGCTCGGCAGCAAGCTGACGCTGTACGTGTCCAACGATGTCGCCGACGTGGGCAGTGCCGCGAGGCCGGACAAGGCACTGCAGGCCGGCGTGAAGAACACAGACACGGCCTTCCGCTTCGCACGCGAAGGTGCGGTCAATGTCTTCTACTGGGTCGACGGTCCCTTCGGCTACGCCCTGTCGTCCGACGCCGACCGCAGCGTGCTGGCGCAGGTGTCGGCCGAGGTCTATCGGCAACTTGGCACCCCGCGCTGAAGGCCAGGGCGGCGTCGGCGCGACGCGCTGTCGGCTCGCGCCAGGGAATGAAACGGCCTGAGCCGCGCTCTTGACCTGAAGCAAGCGCTGGGCAGTGGTTCATCGGCGGCTGCCGGCCCACGACCCAAGCGATCACTCTCCACACCAACTCAGAAAGCAAACATGACCACCCAACGCCGCGACATTCTCAAGTACACCCTGGCCGCCGCGGCAGCCAGCGCGCTGCCCGCAGCACATGCCCAGGCCCCGTCCGGCGCTTCAGCGGGAGCCGCAGCGACCGGCATCGACCCGCGCGATCGCGTCTTCATCACCAATGAAGACTCCAACACGCTGGTGGTCATCGACCCGAAGACCAACACCGTCGAGTCGACGATCAACCTGACCAGCTTTGACGAAGACCCTCGTCCCCCGTTTCGCTTTGTGACGGCCGGCGTGGCGCCAACGCACGCGGCGATGGTCCACAAGCCGCTGTACCACGGCTGTATCGATGCGCACGGCGCGGTGCCGTCGCCCGATGGCCGGTTGCTGGCCACCAGCGGGCGCGGCTCCAGCAACATTTATCTGATCGACGCCGAGCAGCGCCGCGTCATCGGCAACACACCCAACCCTGCGTCTGGGCCCACCACCAACCCCGAGCGCCTGAGTAGTGGCCTGCTGCTGGGCCGCGAACCGCACGAGCCCACTTTCACGCGCAACGGCCGCGAGCTGTGGGTCACGCTGCGCGGTGAAGACCGCATTGCCATCGTCGGCGTCGATCGTGCCGTTCGCCAGCTCAAGGGGGCCGACAGCCCGGGCTCCAGCGCGGTTCGCCAATACCTGCCCACGCTGAGCGGCCCGGCGCAGGTGTGGTTCAACCGTGAGGGTACGTTGGCCTTTGTGGCCAGCCAGAAGGTGTCGAAGATCGACGTGTTCCGCGTCAACCCCGGCGCGGATGGCCACAGCCAACCGCAGCGGCTGACCACGCTGGACATCAGCGCACAGGACAAACCCGGCTTCACGCCCTTCATGAAGACCACACCCGACGGTGCCGAGGTGTGGTTCTCGCACAAGCTGGCTGATGCGGTGTCTTGCCGCTCGACGCAGGGTGGCTTCGACCTGATCGACACCGTGCCGCTGGGCATGGGCGCGCGGCCCAACCACGTTGAGTTCGTGCGCAATGCGCGCGGCAGCGTGGTCTATGCCAGCCTGGCGCGCATCGACGATGGTGGCCCCGGCGGCGTGGCGTCGAGCCCGATCGCCATCATCGACCGCAGCGCTCCGGGCGGACAGCGCAAGGTGGTGGGCACCTTCTCCAGCCGTGGCCGCGAGTCGCACGGGTTGTGGACCAACCCCGAGAACACGCTGCTGTATGTGGCCCACGAACAGGACGAGCTGCCCGGCACGCCCAACGCGGGCCAGACCGTGTGCAGTGCATTTGATGTGAGCGACCCGCTGCGCCCGACCTTCATTGCGCAGATCCCCCTGGGCAATCTGACGCTGCCCTCTGGCGCGCTGCGCAACAAAAAGAGCATCAACCTCGTCTACGTGCGTGTGGGCGAGAAGGGCCAGACGGCATGAGCGGCGCGCACACCAGCCACGGCGCCAGCGCCGCGCACACCAGCGCATTCCAGCGGGATATGGACGAATCGATGGCCCGCATGATGCAGGCCATGCACAGCCCGGGCTACGCAGGCCAGGCCGACCAGGACTTTCTGGCGATGATGATTCCGCACCACGCCGGCGCTGTGGACATGGCGCGGCTGGTGTTGCAGCATGGGCGCGATCCTGTCACCCGGCAGTTGGCCGAGGAAATCATTGCCGGGCAGACGGTGGAGATCCAGAGCATGCAACGCCGACTGCACACCCTGCAGCAGCGCACAGCCAAAGGTGCGGAAGCGGAATTTCCGTCGCTGGGTGGGACGCGGGGGCCTTGATCGACAGCCCTAGGGAAAGTACCGATGAGCGCCACGGAATGAACCAAGCCACGCAGCGCTCTTGATCACCATGCTGTTCCAGTCTGCCGAGTCCCGCTATAACCAATGGGTGCGTGAGCACTACCGTTTTTTGCTGCGCAGTGCGTGGGCGCTCACTGGTTCGCGCGCCATTGCCGAAGACGTGGTGCAAGACTGTTTTGCCAACGCCTGGAAGCACCGGGAGCAACTGCGCGACGCTGCGCTGGCACGGGCTTGGCTCTTTCAGATCATGCGCCGCGCCGCCTTTCGCCAGGCCGCACCCAGCATGCAGTCGCTGGACGATGAAGAGCAGCCCGAGCAAGCGGCGCCCGACGCGGGGCTGGACGACAAACTCGATGTCGTCAAGGCGCTCGCGCGCCTGGCGCCCATCCACCGCGAGGTGCTGGTGATGTTTTATTTCGACGACATGCCCACCGCCCAGATGGCCGAGGCGCTGGAGATCGCGCCCGGCACGGTGTTGTCGCGCCTAGCCCGTGCGCGCGACGCTTTGAAGCTGGCCATGGGGGTACCTGCGACACCCAAGGCCGATGTCAACGTTACCCCGTTTCGCAGGACCAAGACATGAGCCCCGATACCGACGCGCCTTTCCTGCCCGACAGCGAATTCGATTTGCGCGCGCGCGCCGAGTTGGCGATCGCCTTCGAGGCCAGCGACGCACCGGCACACCTGTACCGAAAGCCGCAGCCGCTGCTGGCGCGACGCGGCTTGCAGCGTTTTCTGGCTGCGCTTTTGCTGGCCGGTGGCACCAGCGGCGGGGTGCTAGCCGTGCGACCGCCAGCGATGGTGCGCGACGCGATCGACCACGAATACCACGAGCGCAGCTTGCGGGGCAGTTTCATGGAGCAGCGCCAGTTGCTCATGCACCTGGGCATGCGGGACGCCAACGTGGTGCCCGGGTTTCCCCAACTCATGCGGCCATGCGATATCGAAGGTCACCTCGCTTACCACCTCACCACGTTCTTCGAGAAGGGCGGCATGGTGACGGTGTATGCCTTTGACCAGCCTGTGGACCTGCGCGAGGCCAGCGGCTGGTGGAGCAACGTGCACTGGAAGGTGATCCGCTCGCGCGAGGGCAAGCCCTTGTTGCTGGTGGCCCAGAAAAAGAAGGCACTGGCGGTCGCGCAGACGGCACTGCAGGCACCTCCCGTGTCCGGGCCAGGCTGAGGCACCGCGTCCCTGTCAACGAATCAACCGCTCACCCCTTTCACCCCAACCGGCGCACGACGCCCAACCACCGGAGACCCCAGAAATGAACCAACAACCCACCTCGCTCCCCCGGCGCCACCTGCTGGCCGGCAGCGGCGCTGCTTTGGCTGCCGTTGGTCTGGCCAGCTTTGGCCGCACCGCAGCCGCTGCTGGTGAGACCGCGCCCGTCGCCGTGGCCGGTGCTGCCAAGCCTCTGCCAGCGTACGTGGGCTGGAAGGACCCGGCCAGCCTGATCGTGCACAGCAGCACCACCATTGAGACCAAGCGCAGTGTGTTCGGCACCAGCGTAATCACGCCGTCCGAGCAGCTCTACATCCGCAACAACCTGCCCGCGCCCGACGTCTCGATCCTGGGCAACCGCGATGCCTGGGAGATCAACATCGAGGGGGTGAAGAACCCGCGCAAACTCACGCTGGGCGACCTCAAGCGCATGGGCATCGAGACCACGGCGATGGTGTTGCAATGCTCTGGCAACGGACGCGGCTACTTCCCCAACAAGCCCAGTGGAACGCCTTGGCAAGTGGGCGCAGCAGGCTGTGTGGTGTGGAGCGGTGTGCCGGTGCGCTGGGTGGTGGATGCCCTGGGCGGCGTGGAGGCCGGCATGGCCTACCTCACCGGCACAGGCGGCGAAAAACTCCCCGATGGACTGGACCCCAAGAGCGTGATCGTGGAACGCTCGGTGCCTGCTGCCGCACTCGCCGATGCCCTGCTGGCCTGGGAAATGAACGGTGTGCCGATTTCGCTGGCCCACGGCGGCCCACTGCGCTTGATCGTGCCGGGTTACACGGGCGTGAACAACATCAAGTACGTCAAACGCCTGGCCTTCAC is part of the Rhodoferax sp. BAB1 genome and harbors:
- a CDS encoding sulfite oxidase translates to MNQQPTSLPRRHLLAGSGAALAAVGLASFGRTAAAAGETAPVAVAGAAKPLPAYVGWKDPASLIVHSSTTIETKRSVFGTSVITPSEQLYIRNNLPAPDVSILGNRDAWEINIEGVKNPRKLTLGDLKRMGIETTAMVLQCSGNGRGYFPNKPSGTPWQVGAAGCVVWSGVPVRWVVDALGGVEAGMAYLTGTGGEKLPDGLDPKSVIVERSVPAAALADALLAWEMNGVPISLAHGGPLRLIVPGYTGVNNIKYVKRLAFTAQETDARIMSHGYRISPPGAKGDPSQPSVQEMTVKSWINGPGTDGAPLKAGDTQIHGVAFGGMNAVAKVEVSLDGGKTWQLARMVGPDLGRFAWRQFVFAARLPAGQFTLASRATDTAGNVQPEQRMENAGGYNNTSWADHAVKVSVA
- a CDS encoding YncE family protein — translated: MTTQRRDILKYTLAAAAASALPAAHAQAPSGASAGAAATGIDPRDRVFITNEDSNTLVVIDPKTNTVESTINLTSFDEDPRPPFRFVTAGVAPTHAAMVHKPLYHGCIDAHGAVPSPDGRLLATSGRGSSNIYLIDAEQRRVIGNTPNPASGPTTNPERLSSGLLLGREPHEPTFTRNGRELWVTLRGEDRIAIVGVDRAVRQLKGADSPGSSAVRQYLPTLSGPAQVWFNREGTLAFVASQKVSKIDVFRVNPGADGHSQPQRLTTLDISAQDKPGFTPFMKTTPDGAEVWFSHKLADAVSCRSTQGGFDLIDTVPLGMGARPNHVEFVRNARGSVVYASLARIDDGGPGGVASSPIAIIDRSAPGGQRKVVGTFSSRGRESHGLWTNPENTLLYVAHEQDELPGTPNAGQTVCSAFDVSDPLRPTFIAQIPLGNLTLPSGALRNKKSINLVYVRVGEKGQTA
- a CDS encoding anti-sigma factor; the protein is MNTDRPPPSIPPVTEADLHAFVDGRLPAERQVEIAAYLAARPEDAQRLEAYRAQKRELHALFDPVLDEQPPQRLLKSARPRAVPQTPWYLQRLAAGIAIAVISGATGWGLRGGLPAGGDDAGRMAAAAPAERGLTLASAGGFAQRAAVAHAVYSPDARRPVEVDAAHEDQLVAWLSKRMGAPMKPPHLQAQGYTLEGGRLLPGGQGPVAQFMYRNELGSKLTLYVSNDVADVGSAARPDKALQAGVKNTDTAFRFAREGAVNVFYWVDGPFGYALSSDADRSVLAQVSAEVYRQLGTPR
- a CDS encoding RNA polymerase sigma factor, giving the protein MQDDASLLSWVPRLRRYSRALVNNRDDADDLVQDTLERAWAKSNLWGGVADMRAWLFSIMHNLHVDGVRRPRLHTVTMDDDTPEVPVAPTQTDRLAVLDLQAALDLLPVEQKEVLLLVTLEDMAYADVAQALGIPIGTVMSRLSRGRERLRGLMEGRAEPVRLKVVK
- a CDS encoding RNA polymerase sigma factor, with the translated sequence MLFQSAESRYNQWVREHYRFLLRSAWALTGSRAIAEDVVQDCFANAWKHREQLRDAALARAWLFQIMRRAAFRQAAPSMQSLDDEEQPEQAAPDAGLDDKLDVVKALARLAPIHREVLVMFYFDDMPTAQMAEALEIAPGTVLSRLARARDALKLAMGVPATPKADVNVTPFRRTKT
- a CDS encoding DUF305 domain-containing protein: MSGAHTSHGASAAHTSAFQRDMDESMARMMQAMHSPGYAGQADQDFLAMMIPHHAGAVDMARLVLQHGRDPVTRQLAEEIIAGQTVEIQSMQRRLHTLQQRTAKGAEAEFPSLGGTRGP